The segment TCCGCATGCAGGCCTTGAGCGGCCAGCCCCGCCTCGCCCGCTGCCTGCAGATGGCGGCGTCGATCGGCGCGTGGCAGGGCGGGGAGCCCGGCACCGGCCAGGGGCTGGCGGCCCATAGCTGCTTCGGCAGCCATGTCGCGATGCTGGTCGAGGCGCGGATCGAGGGCGACCAGGTCAAGGTGCCCAACGTCACCGCCGTCGTCGACATCGGCCGCACGATCCACCCCGACATCGTCCGTCAGCAGGTCGAGGGCGGCATCTTGTGGGGGCTGGCCAACGCGTTCGGCAACGGCATCTCGATCCGCGAGGGGATCGTGACCGCGCAGAATTTCGACGGGCTGGGCCTGCCCGACCTCATGTCGACGCCGGAGATACGGGTCGAGATCATCCCCTCCGAGCTGCCGCCCGGCGGCGCGGGCGAGATCGCGGTGCCGCCGGTCGCCCCGGCCGTCGCCAACGCGATCTTCGCCGCGACCGGCAAGCGCCTCCGCCACCTGCCGCTGAGGCTGTCCGACACATGAGCCTTTTGCCGGAGGGGCATGCGCCCGTCGCCGCGCCGAAGGTCGGCGTGCTGATCGTCAATCTCGGCACGCCCGACGCCCCGACGCCGGGCGCGGTCAGGCGCTATCTGGGCGAGTTCCTGTCGGACCGGCGGGTGGTGGAGATTCCGCCGATCGCCTGGCAGCCGATCCTGCGCGGCATCATCCTCAACGTCCGGCCGCGCAAGTCTGCCCATGCCTATGCGCAGGTGTGGAGCGAGGAGGGGTCGCCGCTCGCCGCGATCACGGCGCGCCAGGCGGCGGCGTTGCAGGCCCGTTTCGGCGGTCGGGCGATCGTCGATCATGCGATGCGCTACGGCAAGCCGGCGATCGGCGATCGGATTGCCGCGCTGCAGGCGGCGGGCTGCGACCGCATCCTGATCGCGCCGCTCTACCCGCAATATTGCGCGGCGACGACCGCGACCGCCAACGACGCGGCCTTCGCGGTGCTGGCGAAGATGCGCTGGCAGCCGGCGATCCGTACGCTGCCGCCCTATTTCGATCATCCCGCCTATATCGATGCGCTCGCCGCCTCGGTGCGCGACGGGCTGGCGGCGTTCCATGGCGAGCCCGACGCGATCCTCGCCAGCTTCCACGGCATGCCGGCGCGGACGCTCGACCTCGGCGATCCCTATCATTGCCATTGCCGCAAGACCGCGCGGCTGCTGGGCGATGCGCTGGGCCGCGAACTGTACGTCTCCTTCCAGTCGCGCTTCGGCCGCGCCCGCTGGCTCGAACCCTCGACCGAGGCGATGCTCGATCGGCTCGCCGGCGACGGTGTCCGACGGCTGGCGGTGATCGCGCCGGGCTTCTCGGCCGACTGCCTGGAGACGCTCGAGGAACTGGCGATCCGCGGGCGCGACCGCTTCCTCGCGGCGGGGGGCGAGAGCTTCGCCTATCTGCCCTGCCTCAACGACGGCGCGCCCGGCATGGCGATGCTCGAAACGCTGATCGGCGACGAAATGAAGGGTTGGATCGACCGCCCCTGATCATTGCGTGGCGACGACCTTTGAACTGTCATGAATTTCTGTTCGGGGAGCTTCCGTCACGCACGCAGAGGCTCTAGCATCGAGCCGAGTCTATGGGAGATCAGTTATGGCGCGGGTTGCGATCGTTACCGGTGGAACCAGGGGTATCGGCGAGGCGATCAGCCTGGCGCTCAGGGACGCGGGCGTCGCCGTCGCGGCCAACTATGCGGGCAATGAGGAACGGGCCAGGGCCTTCACCGAGAAGACCGGCATCCGCAGCTACAAATGGGACGTCGCCGACTATGACGCCTGCCACAAGGGCGTCGAGCAGGTCGAGGCCGAGCTGGGCCCGGTCGACATCGTCGTCAACAATGCCGGCATCACCCGCGACGGCACGCTGCTCAAGATGACCTACCAGGATTGGAAGGACGTCATGGACACCAATCTGGGCGGCTGCTTCAACATGGCGAAGTCGACCTTCCCCGGCATGCGCGCGCGCGGCTGGGGCCGGATCGTCAACATCGGTTCGATCAACGGCCAGGCCGGCCAGTACGGCCAGGTCAACTATGCCGCCGCCAAGTCGGGCATCCACGGCTTCACCAAGGCGCTGGCGCAGGAAGGCGCCAAGTCGGGGGTGACCGTCAACGCGATCGCGCCGGGCTATATCGACACCGACATGGTCGCCGCGGTGCCGCAGGACGTGCTCGCCAAGATCGTCGCCAAGATCCCGGTCGGCCGTCTCGGCCATGCCGAGGAGATCGCGCGGGGCGTGGTGTTCCTGTGCGGCGAGGAAGCGGGCTTCGTCACCGGGTCGACGCTGTCGATCAACGGTGGCCAGCACATGTACTGAGCCCCCCGGGAAAGGAGGGGCGCGGACGGATGGCGGGGCCGGTCAAGCGGTCGGTGAACATCGCCGGCCATGCCACGTCGATCACCCTCGAACCGCCATTCTGGGACGCGCTGGTCCGCGCGGCCGGGGAGGAGGGGGTGCCCCTCAACGCCCTCGTCGCGCGGATCGACGTCGATCGGATCGCCGACGACGACCTGCCCAACCTCGCCAGCGCGATCCGTGTCTGGCTGTTCCGCCGGGCGCTCGCCGCCGCCGAAGGAACCGGATGATCGCATTGCGGGTGTATTGAAATAGTAATACACTCCGTCCCGCTCGGATCATGAAGGGGGGATCGGCGGATGGTCGTGATCGGATCGGCGGGGGTGCTGGCGGACGGAAAATGGCGTCCGTTGCGGGCACTGGGCTGGCTCCTGCTGTTGTGCGTCCTCATCGTCGTCACCTTCAACGGCGTCGCCAAGGCGGCGTTGGCGCTCATGGTCGCGGCCGGCGCCCTTCCGTCCGCGCCGGCCAGCTACAGGCTCGTGGCGGCGGTCCTCGGCGCGATGGCCCTTATCGCCGCCTATT is part of the Rhizorhabdus wittichii RW1 genome and harbors:
- a CDS encoding Ferrochelatase (PFAM: ferrochelatase), with amino-acid sequence MSLLPEGHAPVAAPKVGVLIVNLGTPDAPTPGAVRRYLGEFLSDRRVVEIPPIAWQPILRGIILNVRPRKSAHAYAQVWSEEGSPLAAITARQAAALQARFGGRAIVDHAMRYGKPAIGDRIAALQAAGCDRILIAPLYPQYCAATTATANDAAFAVLAKMRWQPAIRTLPPYFDHPAYIDALAASVRDGLAAFHGEPDAILASFHGMPARTLDLGDPYHCHCRKTARLLGDALGRELYVSFQSRFGRARWLEPSTEAMLDRLAGDGVRRLAVIAPGFSADCLETLEELAIRGRDRFLAAGGESFAYLPCLNDGAPGMAMLETLIGDEMKGWIDRP
- a CDS encoding 3-oxoacyl-[acyl-carrier-protein] reductase (TIGRFAM: acetoacetyl-CoA reductase~PFAM: NAD-dependent epimerase/dehydratase; short-chain dehydrogenase/reductase SDR; KR) — translated: MARVAIVTGGTRGIGEAISLALRDAGVAVAANYAGNEERARAFTEKTGIRSYKWDVADYDACHKGVEQVEAELGPVDIVVNNAGITRDGTLLKMTYQDWKDVMDTNLGGCFNMAKSTFPGMRARGWGRIVNIGSINGQAGQYGQVNYAAAKSGIHGFTKALAQEGAKSGVTVNAIAPGYIDTDMVAAVPQDVLAKIVAKIPVGRLGHAEEIARGVVFLCGEEAGFVTGSTLSINGGQHMY
- a CDS encoding Uncharacterized protein (related to arylsulfate sulfotransferase); protein product: MAGPVKRSVNIAGHATSITLEPPFWDALVRAAGEEGVPLNALVARIDVDRIADDDLPNLASAIRVWLFRRALAAAEGTG